DNA from Struthio camelus isolate bStrCam1 chromosome 18, bStrCam1.hap1, whole genome shotgun sequence:
TTCTACAGGCTGGGGACTTGCTCCCTTCTATTTGTTCAGCCTCACCAAAAGCTTAGCACTTGGGTGTGAGGTCACTTAGTGAGCAGGGAAGATGGAGGCTCAGTTATTGGTCTTGCAGAGTTCAGTGGCGCTAGAATGGAACAGCTTCCTGGGAAATCAGCTGCCAGAGCAGAAGCTGCAGGTCTTCTAGTGGGAGATGACTCCCACATGCTTTATCCCCCTACAAGCCTGGGCTCCCACCTCCCCTGTCACAACAGGTTTTGGGATCCAGCTCTGCTGGCCATGAGGAAAcaccctctcctcccacctgTGACCTTGTCCAAGCACAAGAAAGGACCTCAAGAAGCCAGTACTCTGGAGAGCTGCCTGGGGAACAGGCCACACTGCCAAGGAAGCAGTTACACAGTGACATTAGCTGGACCCCTTGCTCAGCCCTGATCCCAAAGTGCTCCTGCTTCCACGCTGGAGATGTCCAGCTCACAACACCCTCAGATGATTCATTGATTTGGTGAATATAGAAATCAGCACTTACCTAACAGATGGGGAGCTTTTACCTGCCAAAAGAGAAATAGTTTAGGAAACAAAGTAACCCCCAAGTACCCTGAGGCTTGTGAGCCCATGCACTGACTGCTGCAAAAGCAGATGCACATGCTTTTCCAGaggcatttttctgaaatttcgtTTCATTTATTGCAGAACTGTCCCCTACCATAAAAAGGGGATCTAGGGTGGTGCCCGATGTTTTAGGTAGATCTTGGACACAAGGAATAAAGAGCATATTTGACACTGTTCCTGGTAGCCTAGTTGAACAAGTACAGGAGCAGGCCAGGAGGCTGGTCCTGGCAGTATCAGAGCTCTGAGACATCAAAAGTCCTCAATGGGATTAAATTTTATGATTTCCTTCCTACTACTCTTGAAAACGTTCAGACCTAGGAGGCTCTAGGACAAAGCAGAGAGTAGAGACACTCGTTCCTGGCATCCTTCCTGCTCCTGCCAACCACTTCACCCCCTCCTCCTCAGGATTAGGTGTGAGGAAACCTGAAGACCCTGGCTGTGCTGCAGAAGAAAGCAGTAGCCTTAGCGGCAAGAACCCAACACATAGCCAGTTAGGACCTTCCAGAAACTCTGGGAAGCCCTTCTTCATGGTGAACAGCACCAATTTGAGCTTAGTGGGAAAGAAACGCTGCTACATCTGAGGGTGCTGCCACAGCTTGGGGCATGAACAGTTAGAGATTAAGGCCTGGCAGAGCAACACAGACAGTGACAGAGAAAGTCAGTCTTGAAGAATGAGTGCGATTCTGGTTTGCTGAAGCCAACCTGAATTTGTGGGCCTGTTCAGGTTTCTCAGGTGTCAGAGCCCAGCAAAGCAAATTCCAAAGGAATCGGCATgtggcagcaccaggcagaggtTTCCCCAGCAGTTTGCAAATAACCTGTTCaatcctgctctgctctcccctttCTCCAGGCGCTGCACTACCACTGCCATGCCTCAAAGCACTGACACTTGGAGGAATAAGCAGGTAGGAAGCAGCTGCTTTCCCTGCCACACTATTTCCTTACCTTTGCTCTGTTTTGTCCGGATGAGGTAGAGAATAGCAAccaccagcagggccagcacagcacAGATCACTCCCACTGCGATGTATATGAGGATTAAATTGTCTGAAATGAGAAAGAGACAAGACAGACGCCATCATAGGTCTGCAAATGCTGGTACCAGCATGACATCTTTACAGCTGGTGAGAAGGAAGTTCTCTGCTTCCTCACCACACCCTGGCAGCAGAAAGGGGGCTCAAAAACAGCTTGGTTCCTGGGACAGACAGTTCCTTGGCTTTGTCACTTTTCAGGGTCTGACAGCCAGTCCCTGGCATAGGGCCACACAAGAAAGGGTGGGAGGCTTCGCTGGGCAGAGCAGAGACCACCCTGGCAAATTTGAAAAAGGCCCTCATGGTGTCAGGCCACCGCTTCAGTGCTGTGCCTAATGGGAGAACAGTTCGGGAGAGGGTCTTGGGCTAGTGATGCCATGACTGCTAAGGATAACAATTCAGGTCCTAGCAGCATCTACCGTGATACAGAGAAAGGTTTTATGTCCTTAAACCTACTGGTCTTAGTTGGGATGGGGCCGCAGGGGGtctccacctgcaggcaccaGCGCCAGCCTAGCTGCCCGGGCCCCGTGGGGTGCGccgctgggggggtggggggggggaacagcctcGACTGCTAAGGATGACAGTTCAGGTCCTAGCAGCATCCACCCTGATGCGGAGGCAGGTTTTATGTCCTTAAACCTGCTGGCCTTGGTTGGGATGGGCTGGTTTCCCTGGGGCAGAGCTACAGGGCCCTGAATCCCGGGCCAGGGCTCACGCGTTCTGGTTATCACCTCTTGAACTCGGGAGGTCCACCGGCCCTGAGGAGCCGGGCCTTAGCGGGCACGGGCTAGGCTCCGCGCCGCTCGCGCGGCAGCGGGTTGAACGGCATGCCGGGGAAAAGGGCTCGGCCCGatgggagctctgctcccgaCGGCTGCGTCCCCCGGGGACCCACCTCGTCCGGCCCGCACGGTAACGGGAGCGGGGCGAGGAGCAGCTCAGCACGGCGCCGAGATAGCGGAAAGCAGATCGCgttggaggctgggcaggctcttATGCCGTGCAGGATTCTGGTGGGACTTTGAGCTTTCTCCGGAGGACAACAGCTAAGAGCCTCCTCCTCAGGGACTGCATCTGtaaggccagcagcaggctcacaCTCACCCTTATCTGCGTGGGACGGGTTGCTCGGTCCCCATTCAGCAGCCGGCGCGGCGATCCGCAGGGTTGCGGCGCTGCGGACAGGGCTCTGGGAGTCGTGCACCACCTGGCAGGTGAACACCGACTGATTCTTCTCCTCCGTCGCTTGGACTTCCAGGAGGCTCTGCAGCTCAAACGTCCCCTGGGAGGTCTCTGTCGGACGGGGGGGTTTCCCCACGTTTGCCTCCGTCCCGTTTTCCAGCCAGGTGACGGTCACCACGTCTGGATAAAACCCCTCCACGTAGCAGGTGAAGTTCACAGTCTCGTTCACCTCAACAGGGCTGGCTGGGTCAGCGCGCACGTGCACGGTGGGGGACACTGCAAAAAGAAGCAGCGCTTGGTGCCCAGCGTCCGCTCGGCTCCGCGACCCGCTGCCTGCatctgccctggccccttccccacAAGGTGCCCCGCTCATCGCCCCGCAGCGACGGCCCTGCCGAGCCCTCACCTCGCACAGCGTCCCGGAGGTGGAACGTCCTCGTCAGCGGGGCTGCCAGAGTGGAGTGCTTGACCTCGCAGGTGAGCTGGGAGCGGATGTCGGCAGCATGCAGGAGCACCTCCACGGTGCTGGACACGTTGTAGGAGGAGTTTGCCTGCCCAGCAGTGACCTGGGGCTGCGGAGCTTGCACCTGGACCCCGTTTTTGAGCCATTTCACACTGATGTCTCTGGGGAAGAAGCCTCCGGCCGCGCAGGTGAAACGCGCCGAGCTCTCCGGTGCCACTCTGTACTCAGGCCCAGACGCAGCCATAAACGCAGGGCTGGCTGCGGGGAGAGGCATTTATCCGTCGGTGCAGGCTCTCCGCTGCCGACAGCCCTGACCCTGGCACCACGGGCTGCCGGGGCCAGAGGGACACGggctctcctgcagcaggcaggaggctcCGTGCTCCGGAGGGACGGACGCTGCCCCGGACACGGCTGGGAAGGGCCCTGCAGGACCTCCCTGGGGCTGttcctggagcagagccaggcAGCGGGTCAGGGAAGGCGGCTCTGCACCACCTCTGCCCCGGCTGCCAGGCAGCTCTCCAGGAGGGACCCCCGGTTCACCCGGGGCGCCTGCTCGCTCCTGCCGGCGGCGGGGAACGCGGCCGGGCAGGGGAGGGGACGCAGGGCCCTCCGCCCAGCCCTGCCCGTCCCGGGACCAGAGCCCACGGTGACGGAGGGCGGCTGCGCCCGGCggggctgcttcccggccgggaGCTGCTCTGGGGGGTCGCGGCACGGCCGAGGGCTCCACTCACCACGCACAAACACCTTCGTGCCCCGTCCCGACGCATACCGCTCATCCTGCCCGTCTCCTTTCTTAAACTTCACACAGTAATAGGTCCCGGCATCCTTGACTTGGATGTCACTGATGTGGATGGTGAAGTTTGTGCTGGATTCATTCACTGCCCTCGTTACGCGGGGGAAGGAGCCTTTCTGCTCATAAATGAGCTCTTCCCTGCCGCCCAAATCCTTCAGCCACTTCACGGGTCCCACTACAGGGAGCTCAAACACGGCGCAGTGCAGGGTGAGCGTCTGCCCCAGGGACACGGACACCTCcgcctggggctgctgcagctggaagtTCTCCTTTGTCTGGGCACTGGCACCTGGAGCAAAACCAAGCTCAGTTATGTACTCCTCAAATGCAGGAGGTGCCCTCTGGCCCTCACCTTTCGAGCTCTTTCCTCAGTAATAACTGGCAACCCAAGTCTGAGCCCAGGCTCTTCGCTTGCCTTCAGAGCCCTCCCCAGCATCAATGCCCTGCAAAGCTCCCACTGCCATGCTCTGGCCTGCTGCTGCCGTGGGATGAGGCTAAGTTTACAGATGCGCTCAAGGTTGTTAGCAGGAACTGAGGGAAACAGGGTTGTGCCAAAGCCCTGAGCCAGCACTCCAAAGCAGGGGAGCCTGTGGGAGAGGTTCAGCTTCTATGAGCAGGCAGAGCGCTCTGTCCGACTGCAGGCCTCAGCAGTGAAGTTGAGACAGCTGGATCTTTACTGAATGACAGCTTCTAGTACGATGTACAGCCAAAACATCAAACTAATCCCAGCTACTGAGTCTTACTGGCATGCCATACCTCCCATGTTATGGGCCATCCATGTTTATCAGTCAGGAGAAAAGAAGGGCATAAAATGCAGAACTCCCCACAAGCAAGCTCTCTTCACAGATGCGGATGTAATACCACATTTTCTGCACTTAATCTAATTGCTATTGAGCTTCAGTCCTGATTTTTTCTACTAGAGCATAGTTACAAGCTGAAGCCTACACCAGTTAGCCAGAAGTTATTCCCACTTGTCACTGATAGAGAAAATCGGTTCTCCATAAGGTAGCTTCCTAATCTAGCAGATCGTGTCCTTTGCAGTGCAAACAGAAATGCACTGTGCTTGGCCAGCTAGCGTGCTGTGGGCGAGTGGCCTCTTCGCTATGCAAACAAGGGTGCAAACACATCTTGGTACATGCACAGTCGGGCAGAGACAATTCCCTCTGAGGTCTCGAGAAAAACTTCTCTGTGGTCTCCCCTATGGCAGGCAATAAAAGCAGCCTTGAGTGGAATTATAGCCAGAGCCAGCAGGGACGGCAGGACTGAACTCCCCAAGATCCGGGTAAGACATGCCTCACAAAAgctaaagcagaagcagcaggcaggctggctCAGCCCACCAGAAGTCATAAGCAACGCCGTTGTTCCAGGCTTCACAGAAACAGCTGCAGTATCACAGACACTCTGTAGCCTACACACACAGCTCCTTGATGTATTAATTTTGGCAACACTTGTCATACCGATATAGTTATTGCAACTTAATTGAATAAGATTTCAATACATGTCATTGCTTAAGGGAACATTTTAAAACCATGCACGAGCAAAGTGGGAGAGTTGTGTGAATTCCACTGCTTGTAACAGGAGCCCTAGCGAGGACCAAACATTGCTGACCGCCACATTCCTGGAGCTGATGGGCAGCACACAAACGGTGTCGCTGGTCAACACTCCAGAGACTGCTGTATGTGAACATGTAATTCCCACTGCAGTTCATTGGTGTCAGGAGCATACGGATCAGGGCCACTGGACAAGAGCAGTGGTTTTGGGTTGGCTGTGGTACAGCTGTATCGAGAAGCCTTCACCCTTTTGGGTCGGAGGGTTGCAGCTGCAACCCAAATCTTTCACACATAAAACAAAGGATAGTGACCCCTGTGAAGGCTCCCCTTGGAGCTGCTTCAGCCCTGCTGAAGTTCCTCCTCTAGCAGAAGGTCAACTTTGTTCCAGGAAACCCTGCCCTGCCTCTGTGCGAGACTGCAGCCATCAGCTCGATAAAAAGGACAAAATCCGTAACTGGACCTTCTCGGAAGGACCCACGACAGGAAAAGCTTCTCCAGTCCTTTCAGTCAGCAGTTGCTTCCCACACTGGGACTTGAGAGGATTTGGGGGAGTTGTTAATCCCTTGTGATTTTCAGTCTCATTTTATGTACTCACAAACATTCTCACTACCTGTATAAACACCAGTTATCAAGGGCGAGATTTCTTCTGGCATCAAGGTCCCCAGGATAAACCTTTTTGCACAGCGTTAAGTCTGTGGTGTCTCATTCCTTTCACAGACCGATGCCTACAGCTGAAGGCTTCAGGCCCTTGACGTTTCCCTTCAAAACCACAGCAAGGCTAGCGCAGCCGCGACACCGAGACGAGCTCGTCCCAAAAGGCCTGCCCAGAAAGGTGGAAACCTGTTTTCTGTCACGTCCGAGCGTGCACCGTTCAGGCTGAGCCTCCATTTTCTGCCCGAACGGTGACAGCCTGGGCTTCGGCAAGACGAACTGCTCCCTTGTGCCCGCGTTTCTCAGATAATACCTGCCGCGCGCGCCGAGCCGGTGCCCAcgctcccggccggccccgcgcctccACGGCCAGCTGCGCTTTTGCAAGCAGCGGTGGAGCAACCCCGACAGGAAGTTTGAAAGCGCAGAAATACCCGCTGCCCCTCTCTGGCTTGTGGCTTCTCCCCTAACCCAGGGCTGGCGAGAAGCAGCCCCAGGGGCGCATGGCCCAGCCTGGCGCAGGCAGCCGGGCAGAGGTCCTCCAGCGCAGGGCCCCTGGTCCCTCTGCAGACCTCATGGCCCCGGCACCCACATTCCTCCCAGGGAGAGGCTTGTTGTTCATTATTCACCCCACCCTGTCAGGCAAACCAAGCTCGCGCTGCCTTGTAGCTCATTAGCAGCGCGGAAGGTGCTTCGCTCGCCAAGGTGGCCTCCCTCCGCTAAGATGGCGGCCCAGGCGGcgcccaagatggcggcgcccggcCCAAGTGGGTTGCCGTGGCGACAGGGCCTGCACACCCGGGGAGAGGCGGCCGCCCCACGGGGTGCCAGGCCCAGGGCTGACCCACAGCCGGCCGGGGAAGAAAACCCCCCCGCCGGGAAGGGAGCCGGcacgccgcagccgccccgggcacGCGGCACGTAGGCTAGCCGAGCGCCCGGCGCGTGACGGAGCTGCCGGCGCTTCCTCTTcatcctccctctctccatctgtcGATGCGCGAGAGGCGCACGCGGCGCCCAGGGAGCGGAGAGacggggggcagcggggtccTGGGAGCCGCAGCACGGCGCGGCCCCATGGCCGCGAGGGCAGTGTCCCGTGGGACACGCGCCCGTACCCTGCGTGCTGCTGCCCTGCGCTAAACAGCCTCTCGGTCGGGGTAAAACGCAGCTTTCGCCCCTTTCTGCTGCGAGCCGCTTGGCTCCAGTTTAGCCAATCTCGCTGCTCCCACAGATCCGGCCGGCTGGCGCTCTCGGGAGCTTTATGATACACGAGCTCCCTCCGTGATGCGTCATGTTAATGCCACCTTGCCTTAACGAGACGCGCTTACCGCACCCCAGCTAACGAGCCGCTGACGGTCCCCCGGAGCCAGCCCGGGCCGcagccaccctgctgcctccCACTCCTCACCCCAGCCACGCCAGGGGCGGGCTCGACCTGCCGCTTGCTCAAAACGGCATCAGACTCCGATGCCGTCCGGCGcgggcccccttccccccgcgATGGGAACACGCAAAGGGGAAGCTGCTTGGAAACCCCAGAACATGCAAGTGAGAAAATGCAAAGTTTCCACTGAAGCTCCAGCTTCTCTTCCCCCACGAAGGCAGCTTCCCCTTGCGCCCGAGCAGAAGAttgcctccttcctttttttgaggCGCTCGCCCCACCGAGCAAGTCTCCAGCAGGTATTCCCCGGCAGCGTGGGCAACCCCGGCGCTTGGACGCGTGCAGTGGGCTCAGGTACCGCGCGGGAGATCTTTGTGCTGCCAACACCTAGCGCGTACTTCTGATTTCTTCCCACTGTGTTTTGCTCCACAGCAAACATTCATGCAAAGCGTTAATGCAAAACTTGCTTCCTATCGGCCGCGTTGGACAGCGCCGTCTGATGCAGCCGTTTCCTTAGAAGACCATTCTGACCGTTTTGCAAATTGCAATCCTTCTACGACCGAGATCAAGGGGAGTTTAGATGCTTTGACCCTCTGATCTGCTCTACCCTAAACTCTTTGCTAATTCTGGAGTATAAGAGCCCTGAAACCACCACCCGACCGTCTCCCCGCAGGCGTGAGCATCCTCGCAACGCCGACCCAGAGCGCTCAGGGAACAAGGCTGGCAAGCGGCACAGGGCAAAGCGAATTACTGCACTCCCAGCCCAGAGGAAAAGGCACGAGCACTGTCAGTACCGAGCCCCATCTGGCAAAATCCACCCCAAATAATCCCATTATTTGGGGAACGAAACAGTGCCTCGCTCTCCCACTGTGGTGGAATTTCTGTCTCCGCAGCACTTTCCCCTGTATTGCACCTTCTGAAGTCTTTGATACTGAACAGATTGCAAGAGGCTGAGGTTTAATTCAGGAGACAGTGCTTAAATAGTTTCTggtaaaaatagattttcttcagaAGTAGCTGGGTAAGGAGTTTTCGGACTGCTAAAGGAAGGCCACATGCTCAAGAGGCAATGTGCAGCTGGCCACCAGCATTTGGGAGTTGCATCACTGTCACCCGCTGAATGAACGTCCTGACAGGCAGAGCAGCCCCAAAATAATTTGCTGGGTTCGATGCCTGGGATTTCACCTGCAGTGGGGCTCCCCATTAAGGAAAATAACAGGTGCTGACTATAAAAAGCGCCTGGAATTTGCAGctcagaggaaaacaagaaaagagatcCCAGAGATAGTTATACAGTGGTATGCAGATTCCAGACAGGCTTGGGGAGGCCTATTGTAAAgggtatattttacatatatggtATCAAAAGAAGAATCAGATCACACACAACCACTGTTTCAGCTTCCTTCCTACAGGATTAGGAGAAATTCAGCTTTAAAGCCAAAGCCCCCCAAACAGATCTCCTCCTCCTTGGAGTCTCCAGGAGATGTAGCTGAAGTCCCTCAGTTGAGAAAAACCTACATAGAAGCACTGTTCACGGCTCAGATTTTGCAAGGGGACTTGGCAATTTTGATTTCCagcattttgctcctttttgccCTACAGAAAAATGTCCCGTTGGattttcccttctccccttgcTTCTCCAGGGACCAAGCAGCAGGAGGCTGTGCGAGGTCCTCCAGAGTTCAGCAGACAGTTTGATCAGTGGCCCCAGGAGAGTTCACTGCAGTGTCTGAACTGGCTACCTATGTGGTTTAGAAGTCTGCATATTTGCATCTAAAATCGTTGCTAGAAATGACTTCTCTAACCCAGGGCCTTTGCCCCGCCAGGGAGCCAGGATGGTCTTTTTCTGTGGTTCCAGCTTGGAAATATCAGGTTCTTACTCTGGGGCCACATTCGATTAAACGGAACAGCTTTGTTTTAGCTATTCATTTCTGGTAGGAAATTGTAACGGTTCATTGAGAAGCTGGAACTCACAGCCAAAGCCTTCTTGGCTTTCAGCAACTCGGAGTTTTCAGCTTGGGGCCAACATTTCTCAGTTGTGATCAAGCAGCTCAGAAAGGAAGGAGTGTTGTGctgaaagcatttgctttctgttCAAGTTTTTGCAGAGTCAGGCTCAAGTCTCTGTCGAAATAAAGCTTTGATGGTAAACATTTCCGATCAGCCTGCAAGATAGTGGCTTTCATCCACAGGCCAGGCGGGACAGCTGGGAAGAGCACACGGTGTGGTAACAAGGCACCCCATCCGAGCAGGAGCCAGGAGCTCGGCTCCAGGGGCAGAAGCAGGCGCAGGTGCCCAGAGGTGGGCAAAGCACGATGGGATAGAGGCTTGGCTTCCCCTAAGGTCAAAGGCCAGTAAAAGAGACTCTAGGATTTTAAAATAGACCTAGGCTGTGAATTTACAGAGGGCTCCAGCTGGAAGATGTGAGATTTGGAAAGACCAGGCGAAATTCCCAGTGGCAAGATGCTCCCCAACTGGGTGTATTGCTGCTGGCCCTCAAAATTAGGGCAAAAAAGCATTGCCCGTGCACACAGGCCTAGGTAACATGGGGCAGGAAGGAGACATTCCTTAACAGCATCATACAACACTAATAGccctaaaaatgaaaaatccttgAAAGCAGCAGCCACCACAGGGCTCGGTTCCTGGTGCACCAATAAACTTCTTGCTCCCTTTGAGGGAAGGGAAACAAGCCAGGGAGAGGAGTAAACCTTGATCTTTCCCTTTTGTTCTGAACCTCTGCAAATTTGCAAAAGGGAAGAGCTTTGGCACCTGAGGGGCCAACAGCAGGACCCCCACGGTGGCCCAGGGCACATGGAGCTTGGAGCTGGAAGCAGCAGCTCCATGGCTCGGGCTGGCCAGTGGAGGCAGCACACCAGCAGGGCGACAGCGTGTTGCAAACCCCACTGCTTTGGCATTCAACAGCAGAGTAGAGCAGCAAGAGTTAGAAGCAGACAGATGCTAAAATGGGGTAGTTAACAGGAAAAAACTTCACAGGCCAGCAAAAGAAGGCTAGCACCCCATTTCCTCACCAGCTCTGCCTTGCTTTCCTCTTCTGCGCAGCAGCTCTGCGAGCAACAGAGATTTGCTCAGATTTACCTCTCACATAGCTGGCAGAGGGTGCTCAGCGAAGGGGTGGAAACGGCATGCCTCGTCTCATCCCTGCCTAATTCCTTGTCTAACTAGGAAGGGGAACGTCTCCCTTCAAGTTTGCTTCTGGCAGGGCAAGGGAGCAGAGCTACACTGCAGAGTGCAGCCGCCACCGCAACCCGGAGAGGGGGCAgagccggctcggccccgcagTCCCCCGGGAGCTCCCCCATCCCGCAGATCCCCCTCTCCCGTCAACGCGCTGCATGGAGGTCATCCAATGAAAAGGTCATCGTACAAAACGCATGTGTAGAGGCAGCATAATACACCGTACAGGAGGCGTGCGGGAGGGGAACAGAGgggcagcagagagaagggaCAAGGaccaaggagagaggaggaaaaaaaaaaatcattctggaaGGAGGACGCGAATATGTCAGCAGGTCGGAGCCATCGCTTACCTGGCCAGCCatgcagggagaggagaaacaaGCAGGTCAGGGACAAGACGGAGGATCCGGAGACACTGGAAAGGAGCTCCATCACTTGCTATTTCtgggaacagaaataaaagtggCTTCAGGGAACGGCTTGAGGCTTCTTTGTTTAGAAACGCAGATGGAAAAGGAAATTACCCTTCTCAGCCCCAAAATGAGGAAGGAggactgggctgccccccctctgCCTGCAGACAGAGAACACACAGCTGGCTTTGAGCAAAACGGGAATCCAGCCGCTGCCACGCGCGCGCTACCGACCTGGCCGGGGAGACAGCGCCTGGGCAAAGCAAAGCCCAGCTTTTCGTTACCTGGCGCCGCGGGGGGGAGGAATCGCCCGCCTCACGCCTTCAGCAACGCGGCATGCCGCTCCGGCGCGCCTCCCAGCCGGATGCCGGGGCCCGAGCGAAGGCGCCTGGCGAAGCCCCGGCCCGCGGGAAGGCTCAGCATGCCCTTGGCCGGCCTCGAGGGCCCTCGCCTTCACCGTCGCCGTCCCGCTCCCGGGGCTCGGCTGCGCGCGTCTGCCTCGCCGCAGTCCCGTCTCCCCCTCCGGTTTTCTGGCGCTGATGATGTCTCTGCGCGCCGCCTCCCCATCCCCGTTGCCTAGCACTCGGGACTTGATGGGGCTGTTTTCAACAATGTACCAGTTCAGCAgagagggaccccccccccagccagctTTGGAAGGGCTCCGATCAGCCCTGATTTAAGGTAGCTTTCCTGCCGGCTGGGGAGAAGCCAGGGCACTGCCTGGCTCAGAGCAAACTTGTTTTTGTAAGGTCATTTCTGCATGCCCGA
Protein-coding regions in this window:
- the LOC104149376 gene encoding tyrosine-protein phosphatase non-receptor type substrate 1-like, coding for MELLSSVSGSSVLSLTCLFLLSLHGWPGASAQTKENFQLQQPQAEVSVSLGQTLTLHCAVFELPVVGPVKWLKDLGGREELIYEQKGSFPRVTRAVNESSTNFTIHISDIQVKDAGTYYCVKFKKGDGQDERYASGRGTKVFVRASPAFMAASGPEYRVAPESSARFTCAAGGFFPRDISVKWLKNGVQVQAPQPQVTAGQANSSYNVSSTVEVLLHAADIRSQLTCEVKHSTLAAPLTRTFHLRDAVRVSPTVHVRADPASPVEVNETVNFTCYVEGFYPDVVTVTWLENGTEANVGKPPRPTETSQGTFELQSLLEVQATEEKNQSVFTCQVVHDSQSPVRSAATLRIAAPAAEWGPSNPSHADKDNLILIYIAVGVICAVLALLVVAILYLIRTKQSKGKSSPSVRLHEPEKSSGAATQEPDPNNLTYADLNFEKEKKSIRRIIEMSQQSEYACIQTSQAPATDDTLTYADLDMVHLSKAPKRPAPRPEEAGSEYASVQIQRK